A genomic region of Desulfobulbaceae bacterium contains the following coding sequences:
- a CDS encoding F0F1 ATP synthase subunit delta, with the protein MKNTILANRYAKALFAVAQETDAYDDYSKMLGEVAGAVVSQPEVQDGLTNRLYPVDVRVKVMEYIIGAVGATGVVKNFLTLVVQKKRAEFLPEIATAFQALIDTKRNICQGSVITATEISSALKDKVQATMEKITGKTVVLKTQVDPAIVGGIIAKVGDLVLDASIRSQIQGLKESIQGSE; encoded by the coding sequence ATGAAAAATACTATATTAGCCAATCGTTATGCAAAGGCACTTTTTGCTGTGGCTCAGGAAACTGATGCCTATGACGACTACAGTAAAATGTTAGGCGAAGTGGCCGGTGCTGTGGTTTCCCAGCCCGAAGTACAGGATGGGTTAACGAATCGCCTGTACCCTGTTGATGTACGAGTTAAGGTCATGGAGTACATAATCGGGGCAGTTGGCGCCACTGGCGTTGTTAAAAATTTTCTCACCCTTGTCGTACAAAAAAAGAGGGCTGAGTTTCTGCCTGAAATTGCCACTGCTTTTCAAGCCTTGATTGATACTAAACGAAATATTTGCCAGGGATCAGTTATTACAGCAACAGAGATCAGCTCAGCGCTGAAAGATAAGGTTCAGGCAACGATGGAAAAGATTACAGGTAAAACTGTTGTATTGAAAACACAAGTTGACCCGGCTATCGTCGGTGGAATTATTGCCAAAGTGGGCGATCTGGTATTGGACGCTAGTATCAGAAGCCAGATTCAGGGGCTAAAAGAATCCATACAAGGGAGTGAATAA
- a CDS encoding F0F1 ATP synthase subunit alpha has translation MQIKAEEISQIIKSQIKDYESKVDLSETGTVISVGDGIARVHGVENCMAMELLEFSNGVLGLALNLEADNVGCAVLGNVSGIKEGDIVKRTGKIAEVPVGPEMEGRVVDAVGNPIDGQGPINAKHSSKIEVLAPGVIARKSVHEPCYTGSKAIDAMTPVGRGQRELVIGDRQIGKTAVCVDAIIAQKNTDVHCVYVAIGQKKSTVALVVEALRKNGAMEYTTVVAACASDPAPLQYTAAFAGCAMGEYFRDNGQHALIIYDDLSKQAVAYRQLSLLLRRPPGREAFPGDIFFNHSRLLERSCKVNDELGAGSLTALPIIETQAGDVSAYIPTNVISITDGQVYLEPSLFFAGVRPAINVGLSVSRVGGAAQVKAMKQVAGTLRLDLAQYRELAAFAGFGSDLDAATQAQLTRGERLVEILKQPQYQPLSMEKQVTILFAGTKGFLDTLPVDSLADFEKDLYAHIEANAADIFATLNEKQAIDGALDAQMKDVISKFVVQFKSAKGLS, from the coding sequence ATGCAGATTAAAGCCGAAGAGATCAGTCAAATTATTAAGTCGCAGATCAAGGATTATGAATCAAAAGTTGATCTGAGTGAAACTGGTACAGTAATCTCAGTTGGTGACGGTATCGCACGTGTTCATGGTGTTGAGAATTGTATGGCCATGGAGCTGCTTGAGTTCTCCAATGGAGTACTTGGTCTGGCACTGAACCTTGAGGCAGACAACGTCGGTTGTGCCGTACTCGGTAACGTTTCAGGAATTAAAGAAGGCGATATTGTCAAACGAACCGGCAAGATAGCCGAGGTACCAGTTGGGCCTGAAATGGAAGGTCGAGTTGTTGATGCCGTTGGTAATCCAATTGACGGGCAGGGGCCGATTAATGCCAAACACAGCAGTAAGATCGAGGTGTTGGCACCCGGTGTTATCGCCAGAAAGAGTGTTCATGAGCCCTGCTACACCGGTTCAAAAGCTATCGACGCTATGACACCGGTTGGACGTGGTCAGCGTGAGCTGGTCATTGGGGACAGGCAGATCGGTAAAACGGCTGTATGCGTTGATGCGATTATCGCTCAGAAAAACACCGATGTGCATTGTGTCTATGTTGCTATTGGCCAGAAAAAATCGACTGTTGCTCTAGTAGTTGAAGCGCTTCGTAAAAATGGCGCCATGGAGTACACAACGGTTGTGGCAGCCTGTGCCTCTGATCCTGCTCCACTTCAGTATACGGCGGCCTTTGCTGGTTGTGCAATGGGGGAGTATTTTCGTGATAATGGCCAGCACGCATTAATCATCTATGATGATCTTTCTAAGCAGGCAGTAGCCTATCGTCAGCTTTCACTGCTTCTTCGACGTCCACCGGGACGAGAGGCGTTTCCTGGAGATATTTTCTTCAATCACTCACGGCTTCTTGAGCGATCATGCAAGGTTAATGATGAGCTCGGTGCAGGCTCACTAACCGCTTTGCCGATCATCGAGACCCAGGCGGGTGACGTATCTGCCTATATTCCAACAAACGTAATCTCTATTACTGATGGACAGGTATATCTTGAGCCAAGTCTGTTTTTTGCGGGTGTTCGTCCGGCAATTAACGTTGGTCTTTCAGTATCTCGAGTTGGTGGTGCTGCCCAAGTTAAGGCCATGAAACAGGTTGCCGGTACCCTTCGTCTTGATCTTGCCCAGTATCGTGAACTTGCTGCCTTTGCAGGGTTTGGTTCAGACCTTGATGCTGCAACTCAGGCTCAGCTAACTCGTGGTGAGCGACTTGTTGAAATTCTTAAACAGCCTCAGTACCAGCCATTATCCATGGAAAAACAGGTTACTATTCTTTTTGCAGGCACAAAGGGCTTCCTTGACACTTTACCGGTTGACAGCCTTGCTGACTTTGAGAAAGATTTGTACGCACATATAGAAGCGAATGCTGCAGACATCTTTGCA